The following are encoded in a window of Halosolutus halophilus genomic DNA:
- a CDS encoding amidohydrolase family protein: MGLPDVLDEPRAIDTHAHQPTSEFLHDAGGEMMQDAADRFGADLETDTYDNMIAEYRDAGVDRAVLLGWDAETNTGNPPVPNDYVAEVRDEYDDFFVGFGSVDPLKDDCVAEAIRCVEDLDLSGFKFQQIAQGFDPSAPEHEALWSTIEDLGVPVVFHGGNSTLGACSPGGRGLKIKYGNPMLIDDVAADHPDLQILIAHPAYPWEKEQLAICQQKGNVYMDLSGWMPRYIDDQVLHYAKSLLSDKVMFGTDYPMLEPKPWLEQFAELDFDEEIQRKILWENAEEFLGL, translated from the coding sequence ATGGGTTTGCCCGACGTACTCGACGAGCCGCGCGCGATCGACACCCACGCACATCAACCGACCAGCGAATTCCTCCACGACGCTGGTGGCGAAATGATGCAGGACGCGGCCGATCGGTTCGGTGCCGACCTCGAGACGGACACGTACGACAACATGATCGCGGAGTACCGTGACGCCGGCGTCGATCGAGCCGTCCTGCTCGGGTGGGACGCGGAGACGAACACGGGGAATCCGCCGGTGCCGAACGACTACGTCGCCGAGGTACGCGACGAGTACGACGACTTCTTCGTGGGCTTTGGCTCCGTCGATCCGCTCAAGGACGACTGCGTCGCGGAGGCGATCCGCTGCGTCGAGGACCTCGACCTCTCCGGGTTCAAGTTCCAGCAGATCGCCCAGGGGTTCGATCCGTCCGCGCCCGAACACGAGGCCCTCTGGTCGACGATCGAGGATCTCGGCGTGCCGGTCGTGTTCCACGGCGGAAACTCCACGCTCGGAGCCTGCTCGCCGGGTGGCCGCGGACTGAAGATCAAGTACGGCAATCCGATGCTGATCGACGACGTGGCCGCCGACCACCCCGACCTGCAGATCCTCATCGCGCATCCGGCCTACCCCTGGGAGAAAGAGCAACTCGCGATCTGCCAGCAGAAGGGCAACGTCTACATGGACCTCTCGGGCTGGATGCCCCGGTACATCGACGATCAGGTGCTTCACTACGCGAAATCGCTGCTCTCGGACAAGGTCATGTTCGGTACGGATTATCCGATGCTCGAACCGAAACCGTGGCTCGAACAGTTCGCCGAACTCGACTTCGACGAGGAGATCCAGCGCAAGATCCTCTGGGAGAACGCCGAGGAGTTTCTCGGACTGTAA
- a CDS encoding 3-hydroxyacyl-CoA dehydrogenase family protein, which yields MQIAVLGAGSMGHGIAQVSAMAGHEVVLRDVEEELVDDGLEGIRENLQGGVDRNKVTEREMETTLDRIEGTTDLERAVADADLVIEAVPEEMDLKKDVFSDVEDAAGDETVIASNTSSLSVTEMASALDRPERAVGLHFFNPPHVMDLVEIVIAEQTDERTEAFAIDYVRDIEKEDVVVRDSAGFATSRLGLATGLEAIRMVEEGVASPADIDEAMTLGYGHPMGPIELTDHVGLDVRLHIAEHLREELGERFKPPQALRRKVRAGNLGKKTGEGFYVWEDGERVGTSGDWGGVDE from the coding sequence ATGCAAATCGCAGTCCTTGGCGCCGGGAGCATGGGACACGGAATCGCTCAGGTGTCCGCGATGGCGGGCCACGAGGTCGTCCTGCGGGACGTCGAGGAGGAGTTGGTCGACGACGGCCTCGAAGGAATTCGCGAGAACCTGCAGGGCGGCGTCGATCGGAACAAGGTGACCGAACGCGAGATGGAGACGACCCTCGATCGAATCGAGGGGACGACCGACCTCGAGCGCGCCGTCGCCGACGCCGACCTCGTGATCGAGGCCGTGCCCGAGGAGATGGACCTGAAGAAAGACGTCTTCTCGGACGTCGAGGACGCCGCGGGCGACGAGACGGTGATCGCGTCGAACACCTCCTCGCTGTCCGTGACGGAGATGGCGAGCGCGCTCGATCGGCCCGAGCGCGCCGTCGGCCTCCACTTCTTCAACCCGCCGCACGTGATGGACCTCGTCGAGATCGTAATCGCCGAACAGACCGACGAGCGGACCGAGGCGTTCGCGATCGACTACGTCCGCGACATCGAGAAGGAGGACGTCGTCGTCCGCGACAGCGCCGGCTTCGCCACCTCGCGGCTCGGTCTCGCGACCGGACTCGAGGCGATCCGGATGGTCGAGGAGGGCGTCGCCAGCCCGGCGGACATCGACGAGGCGATGACGCTCGGCTACGGCCACCCGATGGGGCCGATCGAACTCACGGATCACGTCGGACTGGACGTGCGCTTGCACATCGCCGAACACCTCCGCGAGGAACTGGGCGAACGGTTCAAGCCGCCGCAAGCACTTCGCCGCAAGGTCCGGGCGGGCAATCTCGGGAAGAAGACCGGCGAGGGGTTCTACGTCTGGGAGGACGGCGAGCGCGTCGGCACGAGCGGCGACTGGGGTGGTGTCGATGAGTGA
- a CDS encoding enoyl-CoA hydratase/isomerase family protein, whose translation MSDLEDEYDVLSVEVGEHADRVATIAIERPDARNALNGQVRAELKDAVNAADEDDDVRVLVLTGGEGSGAFVAGADVTEFQDRGPVEQRRASERPRVYETVDDATIPVIARINGHALGGGCELAQACDVRIAAAGAKLGQPEINLGLIPGGGGTQRLARLVGEGQAMRLILSGELIDAAEAKEIGLVDAVYDEDDLDDGVYDLASSMAEKSPIALEFAKNAIKAGSRMGLEEGLEYESELFVQLFATADKDEGIEAFLEGRDPEFTGE comes from the coding sequence ATGAGTGATCTCGAAGACGAGTACGACGTGCTCTCCGTCGAGGTCGGCGAGCACGCCGATCGGGTCGCGACGATCGCGATCGAGCGACCGGACGCCCGGAACGCGCTCAACGGGCAGGTCCGGGCGGAACTGAAAGACGCCGTGAACGCCGCCGACGAGGACGACGACGTGCGCGTGCTCGTGCTCACCGGCGGCGAGGGATCGGGCGCGTTCGTCGCGGGGGCCGACGTGACCGAGTTCCAGGACCGCGGCCCCGTCGAACAGCGCCGGGCCAGCGAGCGGCCGCGGGTCTACGAGACCGTCGACGACGCGACGATTCCGGTCATCGCCCGGATCAACGGCCACGCGCTCGGCGGCGGCTGTGAACTCGCGCAGGCCTGTGACGTCCGGATCGCCGCGGCCGGCGCGAAACTCGGACAGCCGGAGATCAACCTCGGGCTGATCCCGGGCGGCGGCGGCACCCAGCGACTCGCCCGCCTCGTCGGCGAGGGGCAGGCGATGCGGCTGATCCTCTCCGGCGAACTGATCGACGCCGCGGAAGCGAAGGAGATCGGCCTCGTCGACGCGGTCTACGATGAAGACGACCTCGACGACGGCGTCTACGACCTCGCGAGTTCGATGGCCGAGAAGAGCCCGATCGCACTCGAGTTCGCCAAGAACGCTATCAAGGCCGGGTCCCGGATGGGACTCGAAGAGGGTCTCGAATACGAGTCCGAACTGTTCGTCCAGCTGTTCGCGACCGCGGACAAGGACGAGGGGATCGAGGCCTTCCTCGAGGGGCGCGACCCGGAATTTACCGGCGAGTGA
- a CDS encoding HD domain-containing protein, translated as MSDIDFDEQVRDAFPELEHIESDDLRDRVVEAWTLGLERGGWRDVADIPYAWNIHEVTNVEHVRGVTRIALDAADEQRSFHGADPDTDTVVAACLLHDVGKCYEYPDHVDGDLLDEPDPRYVSEEIPHSISGYALAHEVGCPLAVQRAIPHFIGEVPTRTLEAELVKSANSASSNAITQATMGITLQEWVEEYSQTS; from the coding sequence ATGTCCGACATCGATTTCGACGAGCAGGTTCGCGACGCCTTTCCGGAACTCGAGCACATCGAGAGCGACGACCTCCGCGATCGCGTCGTCGAGGCGTGGACGCTCGGTCTGGAGCGCGGCGGGTGGCGAGACGTCGCGGACATTCCGTACGCGTGGAACATCCACGAGGTCACGAACGTCGAGCACGTTCGCGGCGTCACCCGGATCGCGCTCGACGCGGCGGACGAACAGCGATCGTTCCACGGCGCGGATCCCGACACCGACACCGTCGTCGCCGCGTGTCTCTTGCACGACGTCGGCAAGTGCTACGAGTATCCCGACCACGTCGACGGCGACCTGCTCGACGAACCCGACCCGCGGTACGTCAGCGAGGAGATCCCCCACTCCATCTCCGGCTACGCGCTCGCCCACGAGGTCGGCTGTCCGCTCGCCGTCCAGCGGGCGATCCCCCACTTCATCGGCGAAGTTCCGACGCGAACGCTCGAGGCCGAACTCGTCAAGAGCGCCAACTCGGCGTCGTCGAACGCGATCACACAAGCGACGATGGGAATCACGTTACAGGAGTGGGTCGAGGAGTACTCCCAGACCTCGTGA
- a CDS encoding acyl-CoA dehydrogenase family protein has translation MAFRLSDEHRAIRDAVREFGENEIVPVAAEHDQEGKYPEAIRKEAAEYDFVAPNIPIEYDGAGMDKLASTIVTEELWRADPGIGSAVGSAGFGTDMIVEFGDEWMKEEWLPKIANGESASCSMISEPAHGSNVAGIETVADEDGDEYVLNGTKMWITNGTVADVGVVMAKTSPGEGHRGITAFLVPMDTEGVTTEKIDNKLGIRASDLAEVILDDVRVPEANVIGEVDQGFYQLMEFFASGRTSVAAQAVGAAQGALDSALAYAQEREQFDQPIAEFQAIQHKLAEMATNVEAARSLTYRAATQVEEGNQETAAQFSSMAKLFASEHAVDVADEAIQVHGGSGYVTDYPAERYYRDARITKIYEGTSEIQKNIIADRLL, from the coding sequence ATGGCCTTTCGCCTGTCAGACGAACACCGGGCGATCCGCGACGCCGTTCGCGAGTTCGGCGAGAACGAGATCGTTCCGGTGGCGGCGGAACACGACCAGGAGGGCAAATACCCCGAAGCGATCCGGAAGGAGGCGGCCGAATACGACTTCGTCGCGCCGAACATCCCGATCGAGTACGACGGGGCCGGAATGGACAAACTCGCCTCGACGATCGTCACCGAAGAACTCTGGCGTGCAGACCCGGGGATCGGTTCCGCGGTCGGCAGCGCCGGCTTCGGGACGGACATGATCGTCGAGTTCGGCGACGAGTGGATGAAAGAGGAGTGGCTCCCGAAGATCGCCAACGGCGAGTCCGCCTCCTGTTCCATGATCTCCGAGCCAGCCCACGGCTCGAACGTGGCGGGAATCGAGACAGTAGCCGACGAGGACGGCGACGAGTACGTGCTCAACGGCACCAAGATGTGGATCACGAACGGCACCGTCGCCGACGTCGGCGTCGTGATGGCCAAGACCAGCCCCGGAGAGGGCCACCGCGGCATCACCGCGTTCCTCGTCCCGATGGACACCGAGGGCGTCACGACCGAGAAGATCGACAACAAACTCGGGATTCGCGCCTCCGACCTCGCGGAGGTCATCCTCGACGACGTCCGCGTTCCCGAAGCGAACGTCATCGGCGAGGTCGACCAGGGCTTCTACCAGTTGATGGAGTTCTTCGCCTCCGGGCGCACCAGCGTCGCCGCCCAGGCCGTCGGTGCCGCACAGGGCGCGCTCGATTCCGCGCTCGCGTATGCACAGGAGCGCGAACAGTTCGACCAGCCGATCGCCGAGTTTCAGGCGATCCAGCACAAACTCGCCGAGATGGCGACCAACGTCGAGGCCGCCCGATCGCTGACCTACCGGGCCGCGACCCAGGTCGAGGAGGGGAACCAGGAGACCGCCGCGCAGTTCTCGAGCATGGCGAAGCTGTTCGCGAGCGAGCACGCGGTCGACGTCGCCGACGAGGCGATCCAGGTCCACGGCGGGTCGGGCTACGTCACCGACTACCCGGCCGAACGCTACTACCGCGACGCCCGCATCACGAAGATCTACGAGGGCACCAGCGAGATCCAGAAGAACATCATCGCCGATCGGCTCCTGTAG
- a CDS encoding IclR family transcriptional regulator, protein MARDSAHRPVETVETAFDVVEFLKRNDGAGITEIADELGLAKSTVHRHVKTLESRGLLVQEGDAYRISTWFLDYGVHVRNEHTLFPVVKPKVDELAAETDEKVWAVIEEHGVGVHIYGAEGRHSVKTHARIGQRTYLHQFAAGKAILAHLPDERIDEILDDYGLATQTARTITDRDELREELATIRDRGYAFNREESVVGVHAVGAPIRNQSGTAIGAISIAGPANRLRGDLLIEEFPDLLLGATNEVEINLAHS, encoded by the coding sequence ATGGCACGCGACTCGGCACACAGGCCCGTCGAAACCGTCGAGACCGCCTTCGACGTCGTCGAGTTCCTCAAACGCAACGACGGCGCGGGGATCACCGAAATCGCCGACGAACTTGGGCTGGCGAAGAGTACCGTCCACCGACACGTGAAGACGCTCGAGTCCCGGGGCTTGCTCGTCCAGGAGGGCGACGCGTACCGGATCAGCACCTGGTTTCTCGACTACGGCGTTCACGTCCGCAACGAGCACACGCTGTTCCCGGTCGTCAAACCGAAAGTGGACGAACTGGCCGCGGAAACCGACGAAAAGGTCTGGGCCGTGATCGAGGAACACGGCGTGGGCGTCCACATCTACGGAGCGGAGGGCCGCCACTCGGTCAAGACGCACGCCCGAATCGGTCAGCGGACGTATCTCCACCAGTTCGCCGCGGGCAAGGCAATCCTGGCGCACCTCCCCGACGAACGGATCGACGAAATCCTCGACGACTACGGCCTCGCCACGCAGACCGCCCGGACGATCACCGATCGGGACGAACTGCGCGAGGAACTCGCGACGATTCGAGACCGGGGGTACGCGTTCAATCGAGAGGAGTCCGTCGTCGGCGTTCACGCGGTCGGAGCGCCGATCCGGAACCAGTCGGGGACCGCCATCGGCGCGATCAGTATCGCGGGCCCGGCCAACCGACTGCGCGGCGACCTGTTGATCGAGGAGTTCCCCGACCTCCTGCTCGGTGCGACCAACGAAGTCGAGATCAATCTCGCACACTCCTGA
- a CDS encoding acyl-CoA dehydrogenase family protein — protein sequence MLDFVQLEADLDQEERMIRDTAREFVEEHVKPDIGEHFEAGTFPKELIPKMGGLGFYAPNLEGYGSPNVSETAYGLLMQELEAGDSGLRSMASVQGALVMYPIHAYGSEVQKEKWLPKLGEGEAVGCFGLTEPEHGSNPSAMETRAERDGEGYVLNGSKTWITNAPIADVAVVWARDRSVEDDPVRGFLVETDRDGVTTNKITEKLSLRASITGEIGLNGVYVPEENVLPGVSGMKGPLSCLTQARYGIAWGAVGAARDAFEEARRYAQDREQFGGPIGRFQLQQEKLAEMATQITLAQLLAYRLAELKERGEMRPQHVSMAKRNNVRMAREQTKVAREMLGGNGITTDYSPMRHMANMETVYTYEGTHDIHTLILGEDLTGLQAYQ from the coding sequence ATGTTGGATTTCGTTCAACTCGAAGCCGATCTCGATCAGGAGGAACGGATGATCCGGGATACGGCCCGGGAGTTCGTCGAAGAGCACGTCAAACCCGACATCGGCGAACACTTCGAGGCCGGAACGTTCCCGAAAGAACTCATCCCGAAGATGGGAGGGCTCGGGTTCTACGCGCCGAATCTCGAGGGCTACGGCTCGCCGAACGTCTCGGAGACGGCCTACGGACTCCTGATGCAGGAACTCGAGGCGGGTGACTCGGGGCTGCGATCGATGGCGTCGGTCCAGGGGGCACTCGTCATGTACCCGATCCACGCCTATGGCAGCGAGGTCCAGAAGGAGAAGTGGCTCCCGAAACTCGGCGAGGGCGAGGCCGTCGGCTGTTTCGGTCTCACCGAACCGGAACACGGATCGAACCCCTCCGCGATGGAGACCCGCGCCGAACGCGACGGTGAGGGGTACGTGCTCAACGGCTCCAAGACGTGGATCACGAACGCGCCGATCGCCGACGTCGCCGTCGTCTGGGCGCGTGACCGCTCGGTCGAGGACGACCCGGTCCGGGGCTTCCTGGTCGAAACCGATCGGGACGGCGTCACGACGAACAAGATCACCGAGAAGCTCTCCCTGCGGGCGTCGATCACGGGCGAGATCGGTCTGAACGGCGTCTACGTCCCCGAGGAGAACGTCCTCCCCGGCGTCTCGGGCATGAAGGGGCCGCTCTCCTGTCTCACGCAGGCGCGATACGGCATCGCGTGGGGTGCGGTCGGCGCTGCACGGGACGCGTTCGAGGAGGCCCGCCGGTACGCCCAGGATCGCGAGCAATTCGGCGGCCCGATCGGCCGGTTCCAGCTTCAACAGGAGAAACTCGCGGAGATGGCGACCCAGATCACGCTCGCGCAGTTGCTGGCCTACCGGCTCGCGGAACTCAAGGAGCGCGGTGAGATGCGGCCACAGCACGTCTCGATGGCGAAGCGGAACAACGTGCGAATGGCCCGCGAGCAGACGAAGGTCGCCCGCGAGATGCTCGGCGGAAACGGTATCACGACGGACTACTCGCCGATGCGCCACATGGCGAACATGGAGACGGTCTACA